In the genome of Deltaproteobacteria bacterium, one region contains:
- a CDS encoding undecaprenyl/decaprenyl-phosphate alpha-N-acetylglucosaminyl 1-phosphate transferase has product MKLVWLQALLFGFGFVLCGALVPLFRQIATKTDLVDRPGGRKLQQKPVPYLGGAAVFAGLLGAFLLAVFGLGTETGRSLSGQFISLEKLAPRPVAERATVLLALAAGMTVIFVTGLLDDWKGAAFPVWAKLAGQSLAALLVVLSGVHIEIFNLPGLDHLVTFLWIVGITNAFNLLDNMDGLSSAIAVISSICFWIVAFSLGQWLVASLLAVFAGTISGFIPFNWHRASIYLGDAGSLLIGFFLGSMTVIQSYIAIGEPLSLAVLMPLLVLAIPLFDTFSVIVIRMRNGQPVYQGDRNHLSHRLVRIGLSIPEAVLFLCLLQIVTGFGAVLLPRLTFGYGWLVLVQNIIVVMLVSMLMFFGGKGADGR; this is encoded by the coding sequence GTGAAGCTGGTCTGGCTACAGGCGCTGCTGTTCGGTTTCGGGTTTGTCCTGTGCGGCGCACTTGTGCCGCTGTTCCGCCAGATCGCCACGAAAACGGATCTCGTTGACCGTCCCGGCGGGCGGAAGCTCCAGCAAAAGCCGGTGCCGTACCTGGGAGGAGCGGCGGTGTTTGCCGGACTTCTGGGCGCGTTCCTGCTCGCGGTGTTCGGGCTGGGAACGGAAACCGGGCGTTCCCTGAGCGGCCAGTTCATTTCGCTGGAAAAACTGGCGCCGCGCCCCGTGGCCGAGCGGGCTACCGTCCTGCTGGCGCTGGCGGCCGGAATGACTGTTATTTTCGTGACCGGGCTGCTGGATGACTGGAAGGGGGCAGCCTTTCCCGTCTGGGCAAAGCTTGCCGGGCAGTCGCTGGCCGCGCTTCTGGTGGTGCTGAGCGGTGTGCACATCGAAATCTTCAATCTTCCCGGCCTCGATCATCTGGTGACGTTCCTGTGGATCGTTGGCATCACAAACGCCTTCAACCTGCTGGACAACATGGACGGTCTTTCCTCCGCCATCGCCGTCATATCATCCATCTGTTTCTGGATCGTCGCGTTCTCGCTCGGGCAGTGGCTGGTGGCGAGCCTACTGGCGGTTTTTGCCGGAACCATATCCGGTTTTATCCCGTTCAACTGGCACCGGGCATCGATCTATCTTGGAGATGCCGGGTCGCTGCTGATCGGGTTTTTCCTCGGATCCATGACTGTGATCCAGAGCTATATTGCCATTGGCGAGCCGCTCTCGCTGGCGGTCCTGATGCCGCTGCTGGTGCTGGCAATTCCGCTGTTCGATACCTTCTCGGTGATCGTGATCCGGATGCGTAATGGCCAGCCGGTCTATCAGGGTGACCGGAATCACCTTTCCCACCGTCTTGTGCGGATCGGACTCAGCATTCCGGAGGCGGTACTTTTCCTGTGCCTGCTCCAGATCGTCACCGGCTTCGGAGCTGTCTTGCTCCCCCGCCTGACTTTTGGGTACGGTTGGCTTGTATTGGTCCAGAATATCATCGTGGTGATGCTGGTCAGCATGCTCATGTTTTTCGGGGGCAAGGGCGCGGACGGGCGCTGA
- a CDS encoding SDR family NAD(P)-dependent oxidoreductase: protein MGKHILITGGAGFIGSHLAEQMLAAGHSVTALDNLSTGAAANVAHLRQHPEFSLISGSVLDEALVDSLVGRAGRVFHLAAAVGVRYILEHPVETITTNVDGTRIVLEAVRKYGVPLLITSTSEVYGKNPKVPLSEDDDSVVGATSLTRWSYACTKALDEFLALAHVRTQGVKAVIVRLFNTVGPRQVGRYGMVIPRFVSAALEGKPLLVHGDGQQSRTFCDVSDAVSALQKLIEEPRAFGQVFNVGGKDEITILELARRVVALTGSKSEIRMIPYDLAFAGTEGFEDMRRRVPDLSKIRGLTGYEPRHGLDSILARIIASLKETGTPAP from the coding sequence TTGGGCAAACACATCCTGATCACTGGCGGGGCCGGCTTCATCGGTTCCCATCTGGCCGAGCAGATGCTCGCGGCGGGGCATTCGGTGACTGCCCTGGACAACCTGTCCACCGGTGCGGCGGCAAATGTCGCGCACCTGCGGCAGCATCCGGAGTTTTCGCTGATTTCCGGGTCCGTTCTGGACGAGGCCCTCGTCGATTCGCTGGTGGGCAGGGCGGGACGGGTGTTCCATCTGGCCGCTGCCGTGGGTGTGCGGTACATCCTTGAGCATCCCGTTGAGACCATCACGACCAACGTGGACGGAACACGGATCGTTCTGGAAGCCGTTCGCAAGTACGGGGTGCCGCTGCTCATCACCTCCACGTCCGAGGTCTACGGCAAGAACCCAAAGGTGCCGCTTTCGGAGGACGATGATTCGGTGGTCGGTGCCACGTCGCTCACCCGCTGGAGCTATGCCTGCACGAAAGCGCTCGATGAGTTCCTGGCGCTGGCCCATGTCCGGACGCAGGGCGTGAAGGCCGTGATTGTCCGGCTGTTCAATACGGTGGGGCCCCGGCAGGTGGGCCGCTACGGGATGGTGATTCCCCGGTTCGTGTCGGCGGCCCTCGAGGGAAAGCCGCTGCTCGTTCACGGTGACGGGCAGCAGAGCCGGACCTTCTGCGACGTCTCGGATGCCGTATCGGCGCTGCAGAAGCTGATTGAGGAGCCGCGGGCCTTCGGCCAGGTATTCAATGTCGGCGGGAAGGACGAAATCACCATACTGGAGCTTGCCCGGCGGGTCGTGGCGCTCACGGGGTCGAAATCCGAAATCAGGATGATCCCCTATGACCTTGCGTTCGCCGGAACCGAAGGGTTTGAGGACATGCGCCGCCGGGTTCCGGACCTTTCAAAAATCCGGGGCCTTACCGGCTACGAGCCCCGTCACGGGCTGGATTCGATACTCGCCCGCATTATCGCCAGCCTGAAGGAGACAGGGACACCCGCACCGTGA
- the ahcY gene encoding adenosylhomocysteinase encodes MVPSDIKDIKLARQGGLRLEWAEQSMPVLRQIGERFAKEKPLKGVRVGACLHVTTETAALMKVLKAGGAEIFLCASNPLSTQDDVAATLVADHGVSVFARKGEDTTTYYDHILSVLKANPHVTMDDGADVVSSFQFIALDRLGDLNPVIKGWAQGLSSADRQKLVDGIKGGTEETTTGVIRLKAMEKDGVLRFPVVAVNDADTKHLFDNRYGTGQSTLDGIIRATNRLLAGLTFVVAGYGQCGRGLASRARGMGSHVIVTEIDPMRALEAVMDGFQVMPMEEAARRGDIFCTVTGNTDVIRLEHMRKMKSGAIISNSGHFNVELDLEGLEEVTRGKREIRDFVVEHTMDDGKIINVLGEGRLINLAAAEGHPSSVMDMSFANQALAAEFIWKNHSKLEKKVYRMPVELDAEIARLKLISMGVGIDKLTPEQQKYLTSWESGT; translated from the coding sequence ATGGTACCCAGCGACATCAAGGACATTAAACTGGCGCGTCAGGGCGGGCTCCGGCTCGAATGGGCCGAACAGAGCATGCCGGTTCTCCGGCAGATCGGTGAAAGGTTCGCGAAGGAAAAGCCCCTGAAGGGCGTGCGCGTCGGCGCCTGCCTGCATGTGACGACCGAAACGGCCGCCCTGATGAAGGTGCTGAAAGCGGGCGGGGCAGAGATATTCCTCTGTGCGTCGAACCCGCTCTCAACCCAGGACGACGTGGCGGCCACCCTGGTGGCTGACCACGGGGTGAGCGTCTTCGCCAGGAAAGGCGAGGACACGACGACCTACTACGACCACATCCTGTCGGTGCTGAAGGCCAATCCGCATGTGACGATGGATGACGGTGCGGACGTGGTGAGCTCATTCCAGTTCATCGCGCTGGACCGGCTGGGCGACCTGAACCCGGTAATCAAGGGCTGGGCGCAGGGACTGTCATCGGCCGACCGGCAGAAGCTGGTTGACGGCATCAAGGGCGGCACCGAGGAGACGACGACCGGCGTGATTCGCCTGAAGGCGATGGAGAAGGACGGCGTGCTCCGGTTCCCCGTTGTCGCGGTGAACGATGCGGACACCAAGCACCTCTTTGATAACCGCTATGGTACGGGCCAGTCCACGCTGGACGGCATCATCCGGGCGACGAACCGGCTTCTGGCGGGCCTGACATTCGTCGTGGCCGGATACGGACAGTGCGGACGGGGGCTCGCCAGCCGGGCCCGCGGCATGGGGTCCCACGTCATTGTCACCGAGATCGACCCCATGAGGGCGCTTGAAGCGGTCATGGACGGCTTTCAGGTGATGCCGATGGAGGAGGCCGCGAGACGTGGAGACATCTTCTGCACGGTGACGGGCAACACGGACGTGATCCGTCTGGAGCACATGCGGAAGATGAAATCCGGCGCCATCATATCCAACTCGGGCCATTTCAACGTGGAACTCGATCTGGAAGGCCTTGAGGAAGTCACCCGAGGCAAGCGCGAAATCCGGGATTTCGTCGTCGAGCACACAATGGATGACGGCAAGATCATCAACGTGCTCGGGGAAGGACGGCTCATCAACCTGGCAGCGGCCGAAGGTCATCCTTCCAGCGTCATGGACATGAGCTTCGCCAACCAGGCGCTCGCGGCCGAATTTATCTGGAAGAACCATTCGAAGCTGGAAAAGAAGGTCTACCGGATGCCGGTGGAGCTGGATGCCGAGATCGCCCGCCTGAAGCTCATCTCCATGGGCGTCGGTATCGACAAGCTCACGCCCGAGCAGCAGAAATACCTGACGAGCTGGGAATCGGGAACCTGA
- the asd gene encoding aspartate-semialdehyde dehydrogenase, translating into MASRRLKAAVVGATGVAGQQFLVALAGHPLFEVTRLAASARSAGKKYIDAIRTDAGQVQWHCTEPLPAEFAGIRVDEGGSMPMKGIDVVFSALESDAARKLEPVYAETAGVFSTASAFRYEPDVPIVIPGVNHEHVKMIDVQRKRRGWRGFVLPGPNCTVTGLAITLKPLHDAFGVRSVVLTTMQSVSGAGRSPGVLALDITDNVIPFIAKEEEKVEKEAQKILGGLKNGKFSPLAMNVSATCTRVPVLEAHTESVFVSLKKKATPDQVKKVMRAFGRDFVRKGLHSVPQEMIIVHDDPYRPQPRLDRDNGRGMSTTVGRIREDKVLPNGIKYVLVSHNTRMGAGCGAVMTAEYVASQGYFRK; encoded by the coding sequence ATGGCATCCCGTAGGCTGAAGGCGGCCGTTGTCGGCGCGACCGGTGTGGCGGGGCAGCAGTTTCTGGTGGCGCTGGCGGGGCATCCCCTGTTCGAGGTGACGCGGCTCGCCGCGTCGGCCCGCTCGGCCGGCAAAAAATACATTGACGCCATTCGTACCGACGCCGGGCAGGTCCAGTGGCATTGCACGGAGCCCCTGCCTGCCGAGTTTGCCGGGATCAGGGTGGATGAAGGCGGCTCCATGCCGATGAAGGGTATCGACGTGGTGTTCTCGGCGCTGGAAAGCGATGCGGCCAGGAAACTGGAACCGGTGTATGCGGAAACGGCAGGCGTCTTCTCGACCGCCTCGGCATTCCGCTATGAACCGGACGTGCCGATCGTCATCCCCGGCGTCAACCATGAACACGTGAAGATGATCGACGTGCAGCGCAAGCGGCGCGGCTGGCGCGGTTTCGTGCTCCCGGGGCCGAACTGCACGGTGACGGGACTGGCGATCACCCTGAAACCGCTTCACGATGCCTTCGGCGTCCGGAGCGTGGTACTCACCACCATGCAGTCGGTATCAGGCGCGGGGCGTTCTCCGGGGGTGCTGGCGCTGGACATCACCGACAACGTGATCCCCTTCATCGCCAAGGAAGAGGAAAAGGTCGAAAAGGAAGCGCAGAAGATTCTGGGCGGCCTCAAGAACGGGAAGTTCTCCCCGCTTGCCATGAACGTGTCGGCTACCTGCACCCGTGTCCCCGTGCTGGAGGCGCATACGGAAAGTGTATTCGTGTCGCTGAAGAAGAAGGCGACACCGGATCAGGTGAAGAAGGTGATGCGCGCTTTCGGGCGGGATTTCGTGAGGAAGGGTCTTCACTCGGTCCCGCAGGAGATGATTATTGTTCACGACGATCCCTACCGGCCGCAGCCCCGGCTGGACCGTGACAACGGCAGGGGGATGAGTACCACGGTGGGCCGGATCCGCGAGGACAAGGTGCTTCCGAACGGGATCAAGTATGTGCTTGTATCCCACAATACCCGGATGGGAGCCGGCTGTGGAGCGGTGATGACCGCCGAGTACGTGGCATCCCAGGGCTATTTCCGGAAATAA
- the metK gene encoding methionine adenosyltransferase, whose protein sequence is MSSNRDFLFTSESVTEGHPDKMCDRISDAVLDAHLAKDQKARVACETLVKTGLVIVAGEITSRAQVDYHKLVRQTVCEIGYTHSDMGFDGKTCAILVAVEQQSPDIALGVDEHTSQSKEQGAGDQGLMFGYAINETKALMPMPIELAHALTAKLTSVRKGDRHSKLRPDGKSQVTVEYRDGVPFRVDTVVVSTQHAEDISQKQLKELVMETVVRPVVPTKLLDKRTKYFINPTGKFVVGGPMGDCGVTGRKIIVDTYGGWSRHGGGAFSGKDPSKVDRSAAYMCRYIAKNIVAAGLAAKCEVQVAYAIGVAEPVSVLVETFGTGAIDDGELADLVRQVFPLRPRALIEHLRLLRPVYSETAANGHFGRTGTAFTWEKTDKAAELKNLAARSMKTARRA, encoded by the coding sequence ATGAGCTCCAACCGCGACTTCCTGTTCACCTCCGAGTCAGTCACCGAAGGCCACCCGGACAAGATGTGCGACCGCATCTCGGATGCCGTGCTGGACGCACATCTGGCAAAGGACCAGAAGGCCCGTGTGGCGTGCGAGACGCTGGTCAAGACGGGGCTGGTGATTGTCGCGGGGGAGATCACGTCGCGGGCGCAGGTGGACTACCACAAGCTGGTCCGGCAGACCGTCTGCGAGATCGGGTACACGCACAGCGACATGGGCTTTGACGGGAAGACCTGCGCGATCCTGGTCGCGGTCGAGCAGCAGAGCCCGGACATTGCGCTCGGCGTCGATGAGCACACCAGCCAGTCGAAGGAGCAGGGCGCCGGCGATCAGGGCCTGATGTTCGGATATGCGATCAACGAGACGAAGGCGCTGATGCCGATGCCGATAGAGCTCGCCCATGCGCTCACGGCAAAACTGACCAGTGTCCGCAAGGGTGACCGGCATTCCAAGCTCCGTCCCGACGGGAAATCCCAGGTGACGGTCGAGTACCGGGACGGCGTGCCCTTCCGGGTGGATACTGTTGTGGTCTCGACCCAGCACGCAGAGGATATCAGCCAGAAGCAGCTCAAGGAGCTGGTGATGGAAACAGTGGTCAGGCCGGTCGTGCCGACAAAGCTGCTGGACAAGCGGACCAAGTATTTCATCAACCCGACTGGCAAGTTCGTGGTGGGCGGCCCGATGGGCGACTGCGGCGTTACCGGGCGAAAGATCATCGTGGACACTTATGGCGGCTGGAGCCGTCATGGCGGAGGTGCCTTCAGCGGGAAGGATCCCTCAAAAGTGGACCGTTCAGCGGCCTACATGTGCCGTTACATCGCCAAGAATATCGTTGCGGCGGGACTGGCGGCCAAGTGTGAGGTCCAGGTGGCCTATGCCATCGGCGTCGCCGAGCCGGTGTCGGTTCTGGTCGAGACATTCGGAACCGGCGCGATCGACGACGGTGAGCTGGCTGACCTGGTGCGGCAGGTGTTCCCGCTCAGGCCACGGGCTCTCATTGAGCATCTCAGGCTTCTGCGGCCGGTTTACTCGGAGACGGCGGCCAATGGCCATTTCGGCCGGACCGGAACGGCATTTACATGGGAAAAAACCGACAAGGCGGCCGAACTGAAAAACCTTGCCGCCCGTTCGATGAAGACGGCCCGGCGGGCCTGA
- a CDS encoding AI-2E family transporter gives MTSEPTNETNVPAPVEIRIGVEQHQEPPLRMQRRAFLVVFAALGAVLGIWFLRPFAPPLVFAAVFAVLLWPVHDWFQRRMGAGPVLAATGAVIVAHLTVLLPFTVVATFTIQQLTGLIQRGIIDTVEMETYLIRIEALIHETFSTDVDIIGFVVSQWQKIAAESTRVISGILGGFAILLFQYIIAVVFVFYLLIRGQALVNLVVEISPLGSDVNRRILDRFGETSRAVLWGTLVTITAQGFIGTLGLIFGGVENAVLWGVVMTFAALVPVFGTTLVWGPACLYMFMNGHVGSGIVILVFGAIASTIDNIIRPLIVGGATTVPTLWILIAILGGIVTLGPMGVILGPALLAVFVECIDIYREEFLGYPRKRPRAGPRFRDLSVPDGRIPDLKKLKPNPAPAAEETPGSEAAAK, from the coding sequence ATGACATCGGAACCGACAAACGAAACGAATGTTCCCGCCCCGGTCGAGATACGGATCGGCGTGGAACAGCATCAGGAACCGCCGCTTCGTATGCAACGTAGGGCGTTTTTGGTCGTGTTCGCCGCGCTGGGCGCAGTGCTGGGCATCTGGTTCCTGAGGCCCTTCGCCCCTCCACTGGTTTTCGCGGCCGTTTTCGCCGTTCTCCTGTGGCCCGTACACGACTGGTTCCAGCGGAGGATGGGGGCCGGACCGGTGCTGGCCGCCACCGGCGCGGTCATTGTGGCGCATCTGACAGTACTTCTGCCGTTTACCGTGGTGGCGACATTTACCATCCAGCAGCTGACGGGGCTCATCCAGCGGGGCATTATCGACACCGTTGAAATGGAGACCTATCTCATCCGGATCGAGGCCCTCATCCACGAAACGTTCAGTACCGACGTCGATATCATCGGTTTCGTTGTCAGCCAGTGGCAAAAGATCGCGGCCGAGAGCACTCGTGTCATCTCCGGCATCCTGGGAGGCTTCGCCATCCTCCTGTTCCAGTACATTATCGCCGTCGTATTCGTTTTTTATCTCCTGATACGGGGTCAGGCGCTGGTGAACCTGGTGGTTGAGATATCACCGCTGGGCTCGGACGTGAACCGCCGGATTCTTGACCGTTTCGGGGAGACAAGCCGCGCCGTGCTCTGGGGGACTCTCGTCACCATTACCGCGCAAGGCTTCATCGGAACGCTGGGGCTCATTTTCGGCGGCGTCGAGAACGCTGTTCTCTGGGGCGTCGTGATGACGTTCGCCGCCCTGGTCCCGGTGTTCGGCACGACCCTCGTCTGGGGGCCAGCCTGTCTCTATATGTTCATGAACGGCCATGTGGGGTCAGGCATCGTCATCCTTGTCTTCGGCGCCATCGCCAGCACGATCGACAACATCATCCGCCCACTGATCGTCGGCGGAGCCACGACCGTTCCCACCCTCTGGATACTCATCGCCATTCTGGGCGGCATCGTCACGCTGGGGCCCATGGGCGTGATCCTCGGTCCCGCCCTTCTTGCGGTCTTCGTCGAGTGCATCGACATCTACCGCGAAGAGTTCCTCGGCTATCCGCGCAAGAGGCCACGCGCCGGCCCCCGCTTCCGCGACCTCTCCGTCCCCGACGGCCGGATTCCTGATCTCAAAAAATTAAAACCCAACCCCGCCCCGGCGGCAGAAGAAACCCCTGGCAGCGAAGCCGCCGCCAAGTAA
- the apaG gene encoding Co2+/Mg2+ efflux protein ApaG: protein MPSSNTVTRGIRVHVESAYAPDLSLPEQHKWFFRYTVQVSNEGQETVQLVSRHWIITDAESHVEEVKGPGVVGEQPVLKPGESFTYTSGCPLETPFGSMHGTYQMVTKAGEQFDAQIAPFTLAEPMSIN, encoded by the coding sequence ATGCCCAGTTCGAACACCGTCACCCGGGGAATCCGCGTCCATGTAGAGTCCGCCTACGCGCCGGACCTGTCGCTGCCAGAACAGCACAAGTGGTTTTTCCGCTATACCGTACAGGTATCCAACGAGGGACAGGAAACCGTCCAGCTCGTGAGCCGCCACTGGATCATCACGGACGCCGAAAGCCATGTGGAAGAGGTGAAAGGCCCCGGCGTGGTGGGTGAGCAGCCGGTCCTGAAACCCGGCGAGTCGTTTACCTACACTTCTGGCTGCCCGCTGGAAACGCCCTTCGGCTCCATGCACGGCACCTACCAGATGGTAACGAAGGCGGGAGAGCAGTTCGACGCCCAGATCGCCCCATTCACCCTCGCCGAACCTATGTCGATCAACTGA
- a CDS encoding metallophosphoesterase produces the protein MSFFAVTRTLWLIAHVYVGWRLLHRSRLARPWNIVAGVLLGSLLMLGPAAMALGRVPEKPDWMGLVQWAGYLYVGFFLMLLPAVILADFGWGVAAAIRKLRDQGVPEESGPPELPSRRLALVRSVNVGVIAASAIVTGSGFHAARRRPDVVEVDIPLPGLHEDLDGFRIVLLTDIHVGPTIRAPFTETVAEVTDSLKPDLVANTGDLIDGHVNQLRDHVAPLGRITARHGLYYVTGNHEYYWDAPGWVREMERIGYDPLINEHRVIVHGRAKLTVAGATDHSASHRYPPHLTDPAKALEGAPEDSFKLMLAHQPRSAFAAAGAGAQLQLSGHTHGGQFIPWTFLITLFQPVGAGLHRIDGMPIYVSRGTGYWGPPNRAGSPSEITLITLRKT, from the coding sequence ATGTCGTTTTTTGCCGTCACCCGGACGCTCTGGCTCATCGCTCATGTTTATGTGGGATGGCGTCTTTTGCACCGGTCCCGGCTTGCCCGGCCGTGGAACATCGTCGCGGGTGTTTTGCTGGGTTCGCTGCTGATGCTCGGTCCTGCGGCGATGGCCTTGGGCCGCGTGCCGGAAAAGCCGGACTGGATGGGACTGGTGCAATGGGCCGGGTATCTCTATGTCGGCTTCTTCCTGATGCTGCTGCCGGCGGTGATCCTGGCTGATTTCGGCTGGGGAGTGGCCGCTGCCATACGGAAACTGCGGGACCAGGGCGTGCCGGAGGAGTCCGGGCCGCCGGAACTGCCATCCCGCAGGCTTGCCCTGGTCCGGTCAGTGAACGTCGGCGTGATTGCCGCATCGGCCATTGTGACGGGCTCAGGGTTTCATGCCGCCCGCCGCCGCCCGGACGTGGTGGAAGTGGACATCCCGCTTCCGGGCCTGCATGAGGACCTCGACGGTTTCCGGATCGTGCTGCTGACCGATATCCATGTGGGTCCGACGATCCGGGCCCCCTTCACGGAAACGGTTGCCGAAGTAACCGACTCGCTGAAGCCGGACCTCGTGGCCAATACCGGTGATCTGATCGATGGCCATGTGAACCAGCTGAGGGACCACGTGGCTCCGCTCGGCAGGATCACCGCGCGGCACGGGCTCTACTACGTGACCGGCAATCATGAATATTACTGGGACGCGCCGGGCTGGGTACGTGAAATGGAGCGGATCGGTTATGACCCGCTCATCAACGAGCACCGGGTAATCGTGCATGGGCGTGCAAAGCTCACCGTGGCCGGTGCCACCGATCATAGTGCGAGCCACCGTTATCCGCCCCATCTCACCGATCCGGCAAAGGCTCTTGAGGGGGCTCCGGAAGACAGCTTCAAGTTGATGCTTGCCCACCAGCCCCGGAGCGCGTTCGCCGCCGCCGGGGCTGGCGCCCAGCTTCAGCTCTCCGGGCATACCCACGGCGGTCAGTTCATCCCCTGGACGTTCCTGATCACTCTTTTCCAGCCGGTGGGTGCGGGGCTGCACCGGATTGATGGCATGCCGATCTATGTGAGCCGGGGGACCGGATACTGGGGACCGCCGAATCGCGCCGGGAGCCCGAGCGAGATCACGCTCATTACGCTGCGAAAGACATGA